GCGCGGCGTTTACTTGACGCCCGGCAGACATGTTGTGGAGTTTCGTTTTCAACCTCCCCTCACGACGTTTTACATCAGCGCGACATCCATTGTCGCCGGCGCGCTGCTTTGCGGGTACCTGACCGCCATAAAAAACTCGGGACGACCGGCGGAAGCCCCGGCCCGCGCGCATGACCGGCAATCGGAAGTTACCAATCGCAAATCCCGATGAGCCATCAGGAGACGTACCGGCACAACGAAGCCTACGCCGAGTTTCTCGCCAATTGGGACGCCGGCTTTTATGCGAAATATGCCGACACGTTGCGTCCGGAAAAACCCGGCGCACGCGTGCTCGACGTTGGCTGCGGCGTCGGCCAGGTCGTCGCGCGGCTCGCAGACGCGGGCTTTGAAGCCTTTGGCGTGGATGTTTCTGAACCGAACATTACGCGCGCCCGCAAGTTCAGCGGACGGTGTCAGTTATATGACGGTCGGCGCCTGCCCTTTCCCGATGCATATTTCGCCGGAGTGGGAGCATTGAACGTGCTGGAGCACGTCGAGGAACCGGAGGCGTTCATAAAGGAACTTGTGCGTGTAGCGGAGCCCGCCGGGCGGGTGATCATCTCCAGTCCGAATTTTTTTCGTGTCCTCGGCTTCCGCGACTATCACCCAAAAATGCGCGGACTGTCGAACAAGTGGCGCAACTGGCGGCGGCTCCGGGAAAAGCGCCGGCTGCTGAAAACCAATCCTGACTCCGCCCGCTTCGACCGGATGACGCCGGTTGTCAAGGAGCCGTTCACACCGGACGATGACGCGATCGTGGCCACGAACGCGCCGGAAATCGCCTTCTTCCTCGAACGTTCCGGCTGCGTGATCGAGTCCGCGTCCTGCACGGACCGCTACGTCGCAAAACCCGTTGACCTGATTCTCAACCTCACGCCGCTGCGTTACCTGATGTTCAACGCCTTCATCGTGGCACGCAGGAAGCCATGAACGCGCGCGCAATCAAAGACCGCTGGGATGGTCAATGAACGACCAGGGGACGTTGAACCGCCTCGACAGGTGGGCGGCCAGCGCTTTCACGCCAAACGTTTCGGTCGCATAATGCCCTCCGTAAAAAACATTCACTCCCAGTTCCTCTGCCAGCGCGAAGGTCCAATGCGGGCCTTCGCCGGTGATAAACGTGTCCACGCCTTCGTGCGCAACCTTGTTCAACTCGCTGCCCGCGCCGCCGGTCACGACGCCGATGCAGCGGCACACGCGTGGCCCGCCGGCCAGCAGTTTCGGCGCACACCCCAACTCCCGGCGCAATCGATCCTCCAGCCTTTCGCGCGGGAGCCGGACCTCCACCTTGCGGCCGATAAACCGGCCTTTCTCGAAGAAAAAGGCCCTGTGCTTCTTCAAGCCCAGCGCCGCGCAGAGTTGTGCGTTATTGCCCACTCGCGGGTGCGCATCGAGTGGAAGGTGTGAACTGTACACGGCGAGGTTGTTTTCGAGCAGCAGTCGCAGTAGCTCATAGCGCTTCCCGGTCCACGGATGGCTTGGGTTCCAGAACAGACCGTGATGCACGATCAGCAGATCCGCCCGGGCCCGGATGGCAAGTTCCACGGTCGCCCGGCTCGCGTCCACCGCGGCGGCGATGCGCGTGATGGTGCCGCGATTTTCGACCTGCAAACCGTTGACCGCCCCTTCCCAGTCTCCGAATTGGTCGGTGCGCAACAGCCGGTCGCAATGGCGTGCCACGGACGAGAGAGAGATTACGGCCATGCGTGAATCGAACCAAAGCACAGGAGCAAAGTAAAACTAGAAACACAAACCGCGGAGGCATCGCTTCACGCGCCTGCAAAAAATCTCCATCACCCTATTGAATTCTCCGACGGCGTCCTTATAGTGCGCTCGTTTTGAGCGATACAAATGAGTGATTCAGCGAACGGCCCCGGCGCCTGGGACGTCCAGTCTGCGCGCAGTCTTTACAACATCGACCGTTGGGGCGCGAAATACTTCGACATCAGCGAAGCCGGGCATGTCATTGCCACGCCCCAGCAGGAAGCCGGCACCGCGGTTGATTTGAACGATGTCGTCGAAGAAGCCCGGGCACGCGGGCTCAAATTGCCGCTGCTCATCCGCTTTCAGGACATTCTCCGGCATCGCGTCCAGTCCATCAACGAGTCCTTCCGCAACTCGATCACCGAATTCAACTATCAGGGGGGCTACCGCGGCGTCTTCCCGATCAAGGTCAATCAACTGCGCGAGGTGG
Above is a genomic segment from Candidatus Angelobacter sp. containing:
- a CDS encoding Nif3-like dinuclear metal center hexameric protein, whose amino-acid sequence is MAVISLSSVARHCDRLLRTDQFGDWEGAVNGLQVENRGTITRIAAAVDASRATVELAIRARADLLIVHHGLFWNPSHPWTGKRYELLRLLLENNLAVYSSHLPLDAHPRVGNNAQLCAALGLKKHRAFFFEKGRFIGRKVEVRLPRERLEDRLRRELGCAPKLLAGGPRVCRCIGVVTGGAGSELNKVAHEGVDTFITGEGPHWTFALAEELGVNVFYGGHYATETFGVKALAAHLSRRFNVPWSFIDHPSGL
- a CDS encoding methyltransferase domain-containing protein; translation: MSHQETYRHNEAYAEFLANWDAGFYAKYADTLRPEKPGARVLDVGCGVGQVVARLADAGFEAFGVDVSEPNITRARKFSGRCQLYDGRRLPFPDAYFAGVGALNVLEHVEEPEAFIKELVRVAEPAGRVIISSPNFFRVLGFRDYHPKMRGLSNKWRNWRRLREKRRLLKTNPDSARFDRMTPVVKEPFTPDDDAIVATNAPEIAFFLERSGCVIESASCTDRYVAKPVDLILNLTPLRYLMFNAFIVARRKP